Below is a window of Polyangiaceae bacterium DNA.
TGGCGAACAACCCGGTGCACGAGGCGGTGCGGCGCTTGCCCGCGGCCCGCGAGCAGCTCAGCCGCTTCCTGAAACCGGGGGGCAAGGTCGAACCGACCTGCGACGGCGTCTGCGATCCGGAGTGACCTGAGAGTTGCGCCGCGACGCCGCGACGCCGCGGAAGAAGGAGATTTCCGTGTTCGGAGGAGACCGGAGAGGGGCTGGTCGGGCTGACGAGCGGGGACCCCGTAGGAAGAGAGGGACGCCGCGGTTGCTCTTGTCTTGTGAAACTGACGAGGGCCCTTCCGACCCGGAAGCCCTGATCAGGTCGGTTGACGTGCTGGGATCAGCGCTCGGGGGAACAGGAGCATCGCAGGGGGCGAAGCGATCTCGGGTTTGAACACCAAGATGTTCTTCTTCTGCTACTTTTCTCGTGGCTTTCGTGGCGCAGTGGCGTTCGTGGCGCAAGTTCTCCGACGCGCTCACTGAGTGACAAGAACGGCTCAGCCGCTGGTCGCGGGCTTGGGGGCGCCGAAGATGCTGGCAGGGCGCTTCTTCTCTTTGTCGCGCGCCGAGCGCTTGTCGCTCCAGGTCGGGATCACCACCCGCTCCCGCGGGGGCAGCGGCTCGCCGGCGATGGCGGCCGTGATCTCCTGGGAGTCGAGGGTCTCGCGCTCGAGCAGCGCTTCGGCCAGGCGATCGAGCTTGTCGCGGTTCTCGGTGAGCACGCTCAGCGCCAGCTGGTGCTGCTCGTCCACGATGCGCCGGAGCTCCTGATCGATCTCCTTGGCGGTGTCCTCGGAGTAGTCCTCGCGGCGAGTGGTCATCTCGCGACCGAGGAACACGCTCTCCTCGTTCTCGCCGTAGGCGACCGGGCCGAGCTTGTCGGTCATGCCGAGCTCGCAGACCATCGCTCGAGCCAGCCGCGTCGCGCGCCGGATGTCGTCCTGGGCGCCGGTCGTGATCTCGTTGAACACGATCTCCTCCGCCGCGCGGCCTCCGAGCGCCATGGCGATGCGCGCCAGCGTCTGCTTGCGGGTCATCAGGTGCCGATCCTCCGTTGGCAGGAACTGGGTGACGCCCAGCGCGGCTCCACGCGGAATGATGCTGACCTTGTGCACCGAGTCGTTGCCTTCGACCATCTTGCCGACCAGCGTGTGCCCGGCTTCGTGCCAGGCCGCCGTGCGACGTTCCGCCTCGCTCATCACCATGCTGCGGCGCTCGCTGCCCATCAGGACCTTGTCCTTGGCCAGCTCGAAGTCCTGCATGGCGACGGCCTCTTTGTCCTGGCGCGCCGCCAGGAGCGCGGCCTCGTTCACCAGGTTCTCGAGATCGGCGCCGACGAAGCCGGGAGTTCCCGCCGCCAGGATGCCGAGGTCGACGTCGGTGGACAGGGGCACCTTCTTGGTGTGGACCGCCAGGATGCCCTCGCGCCCGCGCACGTCGGGGCGGGGGACGATGATGCGGCGGTCGAAGCGGCCGGGGCGCAGGATGGCCGGGTCGAGCACGTCGGGGCGGTTGGTCGCGGCGATGATGATCACGCCTTCGTTGGACTCGAAGCCGTCCATCTCGACCAACAGCTGGTTCAGGGTCTGCTCGCGCTCGTCGTGGCCGCCGCCCAGGCCAGCGCCGCGGTGCCGGCCGACGGCGTCGATCTCGTCGATGAAGATGATGCAGGGGGCGTGCTTCTTGCCCTGCTCGAACAGGTCGCGAACGCGGCTCGCGCCCACGCCCACGAACATCTCGACGAAATCCGAGCCCGAAATGCTGAAGAAGGGCACCCCGGCCTCGCCGGCGATGGCCCGGGCGAGCAGCGTCTTACCCGTGCCGGGCGGGCCCATCATGAGCACGCCCTTGGGGATGCGCCCGCCGAGCTTCTGGAACTTCTTCGGGTCCTTGAGGAAGGCGATGATCTCCTCGACCTCGTCCTTGGCCTCGTCGATGCCGGCCACGTCGGCGAACGTCACCTTGTTCTGCGACTCGTTCAGCAGGCGAGCCCGGCTCTTGCCGAAGCTCATGGCCTTGCCTCCGCCCGCCTGGAGCTGCCTCATGAAGAGGTAGAACAGCACGAGCAGGAACAGCATCGGCAGGAGGATGGTCAGCGTCGTCGTCAGGAACGGATTCGACTCGTCCTTCTGGTAGGTGATGCGGACGTCGTACTTGAGGAGCTCCGTCGCGATCTCGTCGCTGGCCGGACCGATGCTGATGCCGCGCTCGACCGGTCCCTTGGAGGTCGGGTTCTTGATCTGGAAGACGTACTCTCGGTCCTTGATCTCGACCGCCTCGACGTGGCGCTGGTCCTTCGGTGCCTTCACGAGCGCGATGAACTCGTTGAAGGGCATGGGCTGCTTCTGCGGCCCCTCGGGGCTCAGGAACTGCCAGATGGCCAGGAAGGCGACGATCAGGACGACCCAGAGCAGGAGGGTCTTGTGGGGCTGTTTCACTCTTGGACCTCGAGACGAGAAGACGACGAATAGCAGAATTCAGGCGGGTGACCGCGGGCCGAGCGCCCGATGGGGAAGCATACGATTGAGAGGCGGGGTCGTCGATTTGGACGGCCCGGGGACCGATCGGTATCAGTCGTTCGGGCCAACGAGAGGTGATTAATCACTTTTCCGCCTGTTGGCAGCCCCTCTGGGCGTCGCCCCTACGATCTGGGGTGCGCCCGAGCTGGGGTCGAGGCGGATCGCGAGCCCCCCCGCCAGCCAAATTTGCGCGTGCGCGTCTGGCTTCCCCAGCAGCCGGACGAACGCCCGGGTCTGGGCTCGGCCGAGCGGAATGGCGGTGCCGTCGGGACCCCGCAGCTCGGGGGGTGATTCCTGAGCGAGCTGATCGGCGAGCGCGTTCAGGTGCTCCACCACGCGGGGCGACAGGGATTCCATCAGCGGCAGTAGCTCGTTGCGCACCCGGGTGCGCGCGAAGCGCGGGTCGTCGTTGCTGGGATCGCTGGCGAACCGAATGGCGTGCCGCCCGAGGTGGGCCTGCACATCCGTTCGGCGCGCTCGGATCAGCGGACGCAGCAGGTCGCCGGTCCGCGGCGGGAGCACGGCGAGGCCCCGCGGACCCGAGCCACGGAGCAGGCGCAGGAGAAAGGTCTCGGCCCGATCGTCGGCGTGGTGCGCGGTGGCCAAGAGCTCGGCGCCGGCGGCGTCGCGAACGCGACGGAGCTCCCGATAGCGGGCCGCGCGGGCTCGGGCCATCAGGTTCCCGCCCGGCGAGACCGCGATCCGCGAGCGCTGGAACGGCACGGCGTGAGCGCGGGCCAGCTCCTCGGCGAGGTCGAGCTCCAGGGCGGCTTCCTTGCGCAGACCGTGGTCGACGCCGTGCGCGAAGAGCTCGAAGTCGAGGCGCTCTCGGAGCCGCGCGAGCGCGTGCAGCAGGGCCTGGGAGTCCCCGCCCCCGGAGACTCCGAGCAGAATGCGCGCACCTCTGGGCAGCCCACACTCGGTCCTGAGAGTTCGCTCCACGAGCTTGAGCACGGTCGGCGGGTGCGACCGCCGAGCGCGGGTCATGCGAGCTCGAAGTCCTTGCAGAAGGTGACCTCGTCTACCCGAGCCAGGTCGACGCCGTAGTGTGCGGCGACCGGGTAGCCGTTGCCGCAGGCGCGCTGGTCGCTGGCGAAGTGCGCGCAGTGGTCGCAGGTGAAGCGGAGCTCGAGTGCGCTCGCTTCACGGCGCAAGCGCTCGTCGACGACCGTGATCAATCCTTGCACCTGAGCGTTGCCCAGCCGCCCGTCGCGTCGCCATTGGCGAGCTTCGACTTCGAGACCCAGGTCACGACCACGCGCTCGCGGGCTGCCGCCATGGCGATGTGCGTCCCGTCGAAGGTCGTCAGGTTGTTGGGACCGAGCGAGACCGGGAAGTCCATCGAAACCACGGGCTTGCCGGAGAGGCTGCCGTCGGCGCCGTCGAGCCGGTGTACCGTGATGCCGCCGGCGCGGCCCTGCGCCACGAACAGATGGCTGCGCAACACGGTCAGAGCGCCGCCTTGGACCGTACCTGCACCGACCACGAAGGGCGCCTTGGGGGTGACGGTGCCGCTGAGGTACTCCGCGGCCTGCACGGTCATGCCGGCTCCTGCCGGGATCGCCGCGGCGACGCGGTTGTTCCAAGCCGTCAGGGCTGCCCACGGCGCCGCCTGCGGGAGCGAGAACTCGGCCGACAGGTTCAGCGTGTCGGTGGCCCGGTCGCCTACCTTGACCAGCGTCACGCTGCCGCCGTCGGTCTGCACTGGTGCCAGGAACGCGCGCACCTGCGGGCTGGTCGCGACCTGAGCGTAGGGGATGTCGGCGTCGCCGAAGGGGCGCGCGATCGGCACGACGGTCTTGAACACCGCACCCTGGAGCACGACGCGCTCGACCACCGGCGTGGTGTCCGTCAACACGCGGTAGATGAGCTCCCATTCACCCTCGGTCGCGGCGGGGGCGAGGGGGTTTCCCTGCGCCATCCACAGCTCCTTGAAGGCGCCGTTGCGCGGACCGGAGGCCTGGTCGACCTGCCCCTTGGAGGAGAAGGGAATGAAGACGGCGCCGGCGCCTTTGCCGCAGTCCGGCAGGCTCGCGGTCATCATGCCGAAGCCCTTGGCGTAGGCCATGCCCGTGCCGTCCACCGGCTCCTTGTTCGAGCAGCCGCCGAGGTCGAAGATCTGCGCGGGCGCGATCTCGCCGTCGTCTTTCAGGAACGACAGCACACCGCGCAGCGCGTCGCCGTCCTGGTCGCGATAGCCGATCACGAAGCCGTCGTCGGTGGCCACCACGGACGGACCCGACACGAGGGCCGTGGGCGTGATGGGCGGCGGCAGCTTGCCCGCCTTGTCGATCACCAGGCTGCATCCGCCCGGATCTGGCGTAGCGGGTGTCTTGCAGGCGCCGGTCTGGCAAGTCGTGGGCGGGAAGCAGCCGCCGCCCTTGAGCAGCTGGCAGTTGCACTTGGCTTCCTTCGGGTCGTCCCGGTTCGACCAGTCGCAGGCGGCGATCTTGACGCCGCTGATGCTCTCGAGATCGGCCTCAGTGCAGCCGTAGCCCAGCACGGTGCAGTCCTTGTCCCGCAGAATGACCGCGAAGCCGAACGTGGACTGCGGCAGCTCTCCGACATCGGGCAGCGCCGCGTCTGCCGCCACGGTCCAGGTCTTGTTGGCCTCGCGAGTGTCGCCAGCCGCCAGCTTGTCGTCCCCCGGGCAGGCGTTGGGGAACACGGCGAACTGAACGAAGTCGGCTGCCTCGCGGAACGAAGTGCCGTTGCCGCTACAGGCGTCGAGCAGCTCGATGGACACCGCGCGCTGCTTCGCGCACGAAGACGAGAAGACCGAGCCAAGTAAGAGCACCAGGGCGACCGAGCCCAATTTCCTCATGATTCATTCCATCGTTACGCGGCGAGCGGTGGTCTGCCCAGACACGATCGTCACGCTGAGCGACTTCTTGATTGCGCCTTTGCGCAGCCCGACCCCATGGGTGCCAGGAGGCAGAGCGGCGCGCACCACCGGCGAAGGGCCCAGGCTTCGTCCGCCGGCGGAGACCGCGTCGCAGCCGGGCACGCACATCACGGTCAGGTAGCCGGGCTCACCCTTGCCGGGTGTGGGGGTGGGCGTGGGGGTCGGCGTCGGCGTCGCCACCGCGGTGGCCTTGGGGGTGGGGGTCGGCGTCGGTGTCGGCGCGGGCCCGACCGGCTTCTGGGTGGTAGTAGCCGTTGGTGCGGTGGCGACGGCGCCTTCCTTCGGCAAGCTGTCCGGGTTCACCGCTTCCGTCGTGGCTGTCGGGACCGGGACCGGCGCCGACGTCGGCGTCGGCGCGGGCGTCGGGCCAACCGCCACGGTCGGGCTCGGCGCCGGCGTCGGGGCCACCGTCGCGGTCGCCGTCGTCACCGGGCGCTCCTTGGGGCTGTCGGTGATCTTCAGCACGACCAGCGCCGTCAGGGTCAGCGCGATCAGCGTGGTCGCGGCGGCGATGACGGCGATGAGCACGCTCGAGCGCTGCTGCTGCGCGTCAGTCTGGAGCGCCGGCGCCGCCGTCTGCATCGCGGCGTAGGACGGTCCCGGGAAGCCGATGCCCTGCGGCGGCGAGGTCATCCCCGGCATGTGCGGCGACGAGTGCTCACCCATCAGCAGCGTGGGCGCCACCACGATGGCGTCGTCCGGGCTCGGCGCTGGCTGGCGGCTCTTGGCCGGCTCGTGCACGGTGCTGATGGTGTGGGACTCCTCTTCGGTGTCCATCACCGTCGTCACCAGGTCTTCGTCCTCGGCGCCGTAGTCGTGCATGATGCCCGACGCCGGCGGCGGCGCGGCCGCAGGGCTGGAGCCGAAGGCGGGCAGCGGCGCCGTGACGCCGGGCGGCGGCCCGAGGCCGAGCATGGTCGGCTTGGGCGGGGCGCCCGCGGCAGGCGGCGGAGCCGCGTGGGGTGACGACCCTTGCGGGCTGACGACGCGAGTCTTGGCGAGCTCGTCGTCCTCCTCCGGCTCGAGCAGGTCTTCGGTTCCGGTCTGGCTCGTAGTCTCGAACTTGGGCAGAGGCCGAGCCGCCGGCATGGGCGCGGTGGCGGCCAGCGGCCGAGGCGCCGGCATCGGCGCGGGGCGTGGCAGCGGCGCGGGGACCGCACGCGCGTGGGACGCCGCGGGTGTCGGTCCGGTGGTCTTCACCGGCGCGCCCGCCGCGGGCCGCGGACC
It encodes the following:
- the tilS gene encoding tRNA lysidine(34) synthetase TilS encodes the protein MTRARRSHPPTVLKLVERTLRTECGLPRGARILLGVSGGGDSQALLHALARLRERLDFELFAHGVDHGLRKEAALELDLAEELARAHAVPFQRSRIAVSPGGNLMARARAARYRELRRVRDAAGAELLATAHHADDRAETFLLRLLRGSGPRGLAVLPPRTGDLLRPLIRARRTDVQAHLGRHAIRFASDPSNDDPRFARTRVRNELLPLMESLSPRVVEHLNALADQLAQESPPELRGPDGTAIPLGRAQTRAFVRLLGKPDAHAQIWLAGGLAIRLDPSSGAPQIVGATPRGAANRRKSD
- a CDS encoding ATP-dependent metallopeptidase FtsH/Yme1/Tma family protein, with product MKQPHKTLLLWVVLIVAFLAIWQFLSPEGPQKQPMPFNEFIALVKAPKDQRHVEAVEIKDREYVFQIKNPTSKGPVERGISIGPASDEIATELLKYDVRITYQKDESNPFLTTTLTILLPMLFLLVLFYLFMRQLQAGGGKAMSFGKSRARLLNESQNKVTFADVAGIDEAKDEVEEIIAFLKDPKKFQKLGGRIPKGVLMMGPPGTGKTLLARAIAGEAGVPFFSISGSDFVEMFVGVGASRVRDLFEQGKKHAPCIIFIDEIDAVGRHRGAGLGGGHDEREQTLNQLLVEMDGFESNEGVIIIAATNRPDVLDPAILRPGRFDRRIIVPRPDVRGREGILAVHTKKVPLSTDVDLGILAAGTPGFVGADLENLVNEAALLAARQDKEAVAMQDFELAKDKVLMGSERRSMVMSEAERRTAAWHEAGHTLVGKMVEGNDSVHKVSIIPRGAALGVTQFLPTEDRHLMTRKQTLARIAMALGGRAAEEIVFNEITTGAQDDIRRATRLARAMVCELGMTDKLGPVAYGENEESVFLGREMTTRREDYSEDTAKEIDQELRRIVDEQHQLALSVLTENRDKLDRLAEALLERETLDSQEITAAIAGEPLPPRERVVIPTWSDKRSARDKEKKRPASIFGAPKPATSG